A stretch of DNA from Physeter macrocephalus isolate SW-GA unplaced genomic scaffold, ASM283717v5 random_4, whole genome shotgun sequence:
TCTCGCCCCCAGCATCCAGCTGCCCCTCCTGACTCCCCCATTCCAGGAGACCCTCCCGCCCCCTTGCCTTGGCCTCCAGCCTCCTCTCACCCAGGAACTCCCCTCTGTGCTGAGGTGCTGGTTACACAGACGAAGCTCCCTGATTCCTGTTGCCTAGAAACGCAATGGGGAGGGGCAGACCCAGACTCCCTGGGACCCGGACTCACCAGGGGACCACAGCTCTTGCCCTCGAATCGGGGGTGCAGCGTGAAGGGAACCCCATCCATGGCTGAGGAAAGCAGGTGGGGGGAAGGAGCTGAGGCCCAGGAGACTTGAGGCCTGCCCGCTCCCCACCCTGAGAAGCCCATCCTGGAGGTCTTGGCTCTTCCCAGTCGTGACAGAATGGGGAAAGCTCAGGCCTGGTCCAACCCTGCCCTTGCACCTTCCTGGCTGTACAATCTCGGGCCAGTctcgccccgcccccaccgcAGTGCCTCAATTTCCCTGCTCTGTGCTCACCTGAGATGCCGTAGAGGTTAGAGGCCTCGTAGATGGAGTCGCTCCTCCGAAGCGTAGATGCCCGAGAGCCCAGCCTCGAAAGCGTCCGCTCCGGGAAGCCACCCTTGCTGGTGGAGGCAGGATGACCCAAGTCAGAGGCCTGATATCCACCGCCCCCACCCCATGGCCGCTCCCATCCCTGAGCCCGAGGACTCACCTGGGCTGGCCAGGCGGGTCCAGGGAGAGGTCTCTCATGTCTCGGCTGAGAGCTCGGGGCTTGGGCACTGGCCGTGGGGCCTTGGCCTTCTTGCACCAGATGGCGAAGCCCCCCATGTCcctagaggaggaggaaaagagagaaggggctCTGGCCCAgtgtgcagccagggctgagaataGCTGCCAGGGGAAGGCAGGCCTCTGGTGACCTCACATGTCAGCCCACACGCTCGGCAACATACTAACTAGTATGATGGGTGCAGTCACCGTACCGGGTGCTTCAGACACACCAACTCATTTGGTCCTCACCATCACCCTACGAGATTGGTACAACTGTCCCCACCTTaacatgtggaaactgaggcacagagaggtggcaGAAGGGATGCAGGGACTCATGGGAGTCCCTGAGAGTCAGAGGGGTAGGTATGGGGGTTGGGAGGGCAAGGAAGGAGGGCTGGGGGGTGGCCCTACCCGACTCGCAGGTATCCAGGCACCGTCTTGGTTTTCCCACTCAGCCGGACGTCAAAGACAGCTGTGTCCGCGACCCCCAAGGGCACCAGCTTCACACACATGCGTTTCTTCTTGGACACGGAGGCTTCTGGGAGTGAGGGACAGGGGAATGAGAAAAGGGGAGAAGCAGGAAAGGGGTCCAAAGATGGCTCCAGGAGAATGCTCGCCAAGGTTTTTATATTTGTGATGAAATAAAATCGTTGGCTGCTGTTTAAGGCAGCCATCTGGATGGTGCTAGGGCAGTGGTGACATCATGAATGGTAAAGCCATAGGAGGGGGATCCATGAAGCTTTTAGGAGCCATTGGGGCAGGCTCATCTTTGGTGACATGGAGGAGCATTCATGGGGTGGCCATGGGCACCACAGTGAGGGTGGGTAGCTGTGGGATCAGACAGAAGTGGGTACCCATCCTGGCCCTCCGAACACACTTTCCCTCAGCCCTCTAatccagaggtcagcaaactacaacCTATGAGCCAAATCTGGCCCAAGATCTGTTTTTGTCTGGCTCATGAGCAAAgcatggcttttacatttttaaaggggtatatattatatatatatgcaacagAAACCATCTGGCCTGGAAAGCCTAATatatttactacctggctctttacaggaaaagtttgccaagTCCAGTACCAATAGATATATGCTGAGAGCCAAATATAAACGACAAGACATGGAGAGGGCAtgagaggcagggagagcctGATGGTTAGAAAGCAGAGCAgtaggggctgggagggcagcaCCAGGGCAACTGGAGCCCGTGTGCAAAAGCGTGAAAGTGGAAAATAGAACTGCGCGTGGATCAGCTTAGCTACAGTGTAAGAAGAAGGCGTTGTAGTAACAGTAATAAAACAGGTCGCATTGACTGAACACTTACTCTAGAACAGTGAGTGACTGTACAAATGGCACATTTTTACGCAGGGCGGGGTACAATATCCCGCCCTAGATCAGGGCTCTGAGTCCTCAGCCAACACTGTCATTACCCAGTGGATCGAGGGGGCGGCCAAAATTCAAAAATTGCACGCCTGTGGTCCCTCCATTCCCTTCCTGGACCCTCCCCGCAGAGACGCGAACGTGCCCctgaccccccaccccactcccgcCTTCGACAGGGGACTCACTGGAGTCCAGGGGGTCGCAGACCGGGGAGAATCCCGGCGGGAGGGAGCTCTTGTCCACCAGGACCTGGATATCGACCACCACGTTCTCCTGTGGATTCTGGCGGAGGGCGGGGGAATACATCGAGAATCACTCAGCAGCAGGGACCGTGTGCCTACCATAGAGCCCAGCGAATGGACAAAGGAGAGGACCCCAGGGACTCCGAAGGTGAGGGCCCCTTACCTCTAGGCTGCCCAAAGGATTGAGGCACAGGAAGTAGCCGGATTTCTGCCCGAAAGTCTTGCCGAAGCTGGCGGGCGCCCCCTCCACAGTGCAGGAGATCTACAGCGCGGATGCGGGTCAGCGCCAGGCTCTTACCCGGCCGCAGCCGGCTCTGCCACCATTCAACCCCCGGCCCCTGGTGTCGCCGCCTCTCTCCCTATTCGTCCCTGGTCCCCTGACATTGCTCACCGCACTGAACCCCCGCGGCGGGGGCGCCGAGGCCGACGACCAGGCCAAACCTGCCAACGGGGCCGCGTCGGCCCCGGACCTCGGATCCATCCTCCAAGCCAAGCACCGAAGGCGGTGGACGGCCTCTGACCTCCTAGCCGCAGCTGGACTACGGAGTTTGGGCAAGAGTCTGAACTACAACTCCCAGACGGCCTTGCAAGACGGGGGCCCGGAAGCGCCGTATGAGCGTGCCGGGGAAGCCGCCGGCCAATCGCGTAGGGACAAGCAGCCACACCCTTCatgcccaccctccaccccccaccccccctcaaCCCCACGGTGGGCCTCTGAGCGACGTTTGCGGAAAACTGTCTCGCTTTCTTCTCACGCCCAGCAACTTCTGCCGGAAATGTCTCGCTAgctgcaaaccaaaactacattCCCCAGAATTCCTTGCGGTATCAGCCTCTACTCCAGAGATATACGGTCGGTGTTTCACGGAAATTTGGGGGAGAAATACGAAAAACTCGCAATTTTAGCTCCAGGAGGTCATCCGAAAGGACAGTTTCATGTGTTATGCTGCGATTAGTTTAACAAAAAATACGGACCGACTTGAGCCATGAAATCTCGGTGTAACTTGAGGAATTATTCACAGAtacaattagtttttttttaatggtatgaaAGTATTTAGCATGGCTACATGCTTTTACACGCCTCAGGGGGAAATATGGAAAACTAGGGAACAGAATATTATCTACTCCtgtatattttccaattttttaccATATCCTGGGttagcccactgcctgttttttgTACCacctgtgaggaaaaaaaaaaattggtttttatatttgtgatgaaataaaattgtttttaaggcaggacaaaaaaacttttaacataaaattctctctgcCGTTTGGGCCACTACCTGCTCCCCTTTAGCGTGCATTGCACATCTGCATTATACGTTAACTAGATATCCTTAACACAGGAATCCCTGCTTGAAAGAAAAGAGCGATTTTCTTCTGGCGCCAGGAAGGTAgctccttaggagataacatttCTTTCTCAATCCTGTAAAGGGTCATGATAACCCACTACTCACCTTGTATGTGCAGATCTGGACTACGGAAACTGTCAAAACCTTGACTCAAAAACTATacaactgtgctttgacctctaaccGGTGGAACGGTCCTCAGAACTTTCTGAAAGACTTTCTTTCACGTTACAATCTCAAGACTATGGAGTCCTCTTAAAGTACCCCATTATTCCCACTGCTTAGGAGGAATGTTGGTTCCAACCCCAGGAGTTCCCCAGGGGAAATTTGAAACTGACCCCCATACACAGAAGGCAAGGagaaaccaaagaaagaggcagaccactccggattggtaggtggcaggtttaacaAACGAGGGAACTTATATACGAGGCTTGTCTCAGGTAGCcacaagatgagtagatctccacACTGAGATAGGAAAgcggcagggcacaacctttaaaagaatgacatagctgttgaggacacgacataaactgGTTATGATCTCGGAGAGACAGCAGTGAGTGGTCCTGAAgagagatctcagttccctgcccaggaattgaacctgggtagcctggatgaaaaccaggaatcctagccactatgccaccaggggctagaggctagaagcaaaggGGCCCTGGCTGTTTCCCCCATTTGAAAGCAggaatgtttcaaggaggcaaaaattgtaaaaacaggtacaaagtttattattagagacacagcaccgTGGTgtatgggagagcacacagagaagttTATTTAAGTCAGGCAGAAATACAGAATGCACAGGAAGctaggcagaaatacacacctagggcttccctggtggcgcagtggttgagagcccgcctgccgatgcaggggacaggggttcgtgccccggtccgggaagatcccacatgccgtggagcggctgggcccgtgagccatggccgctgagcctgcgcgtccggagcctgtgctccgcaac
This window harbors:
- the MVB12A gene encoding multivesicular body subunit 12A isoform X1, whose translation is MDPRSGADAAPLAGLAWSSASAPPPRGFSAISCTVEGAPASFGKTFGQKSGYFLCLNPLGSLENPQENVVVDIQVLVDKSSLPPGFSPVCDPLDSKASVSKKKRMCVKLVPLGVADTAVFDVRLSGKTKTVPGYLRVGDMGGFAIWCKKAKAPRPVPKPRALSRDMRDLSLDPPGQPSKGGFPERTLSRLGSRASTLRRSDSIYEASNLYGISAMDGVPFTLHPRFEGKSCGPLAFSAFADLTIKSLADIEEEYNYGFVVEKTAAARLPPSVS
- the MVB12A gene encoding multivesicular body subunit 12A isoform X2, which gives rise to MDPRSGADAAPLAGLAWSSASAPPPRGFSANPQENVVVDIQVLVDKSSLPPGFSPVCDPLDSKASVSKKKRMCVKLVPLGVADTAVFDVRLSGKTKTVPGYLRVGDMGGFAIWCKKAKAPRPVPKPRALSRDMRDLSLDPPGQPSKGGFPERTLSRLGSRASTLRRSDSIYEASNLYGISAMDGVPFTLHPRFEGKSCGPLAFSAFADLTIKSLADIEEEYNYGFVVEKTAAARLPPSVS